The DNA region CGTTTCTTGGAGCACTATGGGTGGCGCGCCGAGGCCGAGGATCAATCGCTCTGCCTCGAACTGGTCTGTATCGACCTAGAGCAGCGTTGGCGACGGAGCCCCCCCGCCGGCGATGGGCAGACGCCCCTAACGCTATCATCTCAGACGCTATCATCCCTCACGCCATCAACCCAGACGCTATCGGCCGAGGGCTACGCCGAGGCGCTCTTCGGCCCAGGCGCCACCCCCTTTCCGGAGTGGGTCGCCACGGAGCGCACGCTGCGCGAACGCTCCGGCGATAGCGAAGCGGGCCGGAGTCTGCGGGAGCGCTACCGAGATTCCCCAGAGATCCTCGCAGCACTCGCGGGAGAAGCCCACGCGTCGCTCGACGCACGCGAAGCGGAGACGGCGCCCCGCCAGTCGGGCGGCTCCGGCGGGGGCCTGCACGTCCGCTGCCCACACTGCCACAACCCGATCGAGCTCGTGCCCGACGCGGAGCTGGCGAGCATCCTCTGCCCCAACTGCAGCAGCGACTTCTGCCTCGTGAGCGACGCCGCGCAGTCGCACGCCGCAACCACGGTCAGCCAGATCGGCCACTTTCGGCTGATCGAGCGTCTGGGGATCGGGGCATTCGGCACGGTTTGGAAGGCGCAGGACACCAAGCTCGACCGCACCGTGGCGGTGAAGATCCCACGCAAGGGGCAGTTCGACGAGAAGCAGGAGAAGGCGTTTCTGCGAGAAGCGCAGAACGTCGCTCAGCTAAGCCACCCGAACATCGTGCCGGTCTACGAGGTCGGGCGCGACGGCGACACGCTCTACATCGTCAGCAGGCTCGTGCGTGGGCTAACGCTGGCCGACTGGCTGACGGGTCAACAGCTCAGCGCCCGCGAGGCGGCCGGGCTGTGCATGAAGATCGCCGGCGCCTTAGAACACGCGCACCAGAGGGGCGTGGTCCACCGCGACCTCAAGCTGGGCAACATCATGCTGGACGAGGTTGGCGAGCCGCACCTGATGGACTTCGGCCTCGCCAAGCGCGAGGCGGGAGAGATCACCGTCTCGCTGCAGGGGCAGCTACTGGGCACCCCGGCCTACATGTCGCCCGAGCAGGCGCGCGGCGATTCGCACGTCGCCGACTGCCGCAGCGACGTCTACTCGCTGGGGGTGATCCTGTTTCAGTTGCTCACCGGCGAGCTCCCGTTCCGCGGCAATCAGCGGATGCTGCTGCACCAAGTCATCCACGACGAGCCGCCGAGCCCCAGGAAGCTCAACGCCACGGTGCCCCGCGACCTGGAGACCATCACCCTCAAGTGCCTCGAGAAGGATCCAGCCAAGCGGTACCAGACGGCCGAGGGCGTGAAGCAAGAACTCGGCCGCGTTCTTAACGGCTTGCCCATCCTCGCCAAACCCGTCGGGATGGTTGGACGCGTCACCCGTTGGCTCTCCGGAAACCCGCAGAGCGCCCGCCTCGTAGCCGGCTCGATGCTAACGATCCTTGGCGGGGGGATCAGCGTCTACTGCATTGTCGC from Pirellulimonas nuda includes:
- a CDS encoding serine/threonine-protein kinase is translated as MKDPNSLSAERIDEACDAYEAAWASGPPPDLRRFLEHYGWRAEAEDQSLCLELVCIDLEQRWRRSPPAGDGQTPLTLSSQTLSSLTPSTQTLSAEGYAEALFGPGATPFPEWVATERTLRERSGDSEAGRSLRERYRDSPEILAALAGEAHASLDAREAETAPRQSGGSGGGLHVRCPHCHNPIELVPDAELASILCPNCSSDFCLVSDAAQSHAATTVSQIGHFRLIERLGIGAFGTVWKAQDTKLDRTVAVKIPRKGQFDEKQEKAFLREAQNVAQLSHPNIVPVYEVGRDGDTLYIVSRLVRGLTLADWLTGQQLSAREAAGLCMKIAGALEHAHQRGVVHRDLKLGNIMLDEVGEPHLMDFGLAKREAGEITVSLQGQLLGTPAYMSPEQARGDSHVADCRSDVYSLGVILFQLLTGELPFRGNQRMLLHQVIHDEPPSPRKLNATVPRDLETITLKCLEKDPAKRYQTAEGVKQELGRVLNGLPILAKPVGMVGRVTRWLSGNPQSARLVAGSMLTILGGGISVYCIVAILVMHTCYSEADVPRRKLTGEVAFLLMVYYLPTFLAGLLTLSGRRIGLWLGAFATLLGFATTIAVIAGQVDLIVAYRSTSFERFHYVLPYSFFTLIGALVCVLGIASWRPVGQGCELKLR